The Methanohalophilus portucalensis DNA window CGTTGATTCCACGGATAATCAGCATATCATCCACACGTCCGGTAACCCTCATTATTCTGGGATGTGTACGTCCGCATTCACAGGGTTCCTTGTTCAGGATTGTATAATCCCCTATTCTGTAACGGATAAGAGGCAGGGCTTCTTTCGTAAGAGTGGTTATTACAATTTCTCCCCTTTCTCCTTCTGGTAGAGTTTCTTCTGTTTCGGGATCGATTATTTCCACAATAAACTGGTCGCCCCATATATGAATTCCATCCTGGCAAGTACATTCAGTAAAAAGAGGGCCACTGAGTTCAGAGGTACCGAACACATCATACGCCTTGATACCTGTAGCGTCTTCCATACGCTTGCGCATTTCCTCTGTCCAGGGTTCGGCTCCGAATATACCGGTTTTCAGGCCGGTATCCTCCTGGAAGTCAATACCCTTGTCCTTTGCTTCTTCTGCCATGTAAAGGAAATAAGAAGGAGTACATGCAAGCGTTGTGGTACCGAGATCCTGCATCAGTTCAAGCTGTTTATCGGTGTTACCAACACTAATAGGCAGGACGGTGGAACCCACTTCTTCAGCACCATAATGCAGCCCGAGTCCACCTGTAAAAAGACCGTATCCGTAACTTACCTGAAGGACATCCCCGCGGCCCACACCAATTGATGTTAATGCTCTTCCAAGGGACTTTGCCCATTCATGAATGTCATTTTTGGTATAACCCACAACCGTAGG harbors:
- a CDS encoding phenylacetate--CoA ligase family protein, with the protein product MIEYWNPQIERMSLDELEQIQEERLRHLVDYVYTHSPFYKKRFDEAGVKPEDIKTLDDLQKLPFTYKQDLRDNYPKGMFCVPDTQLVRYHVSSGTTGKPTVVGYTKNDIHEWAKSLGRALTSIGVGRGDVLQVSYGYGLFTGGLGLHYGAEEVGSTVLPISVGNTDKQLELMQDLGTTTLACTPSYFLYMAEEAKDKGIDFQEDTGLKTGIFGAEPWTEEMRKRMEDATGIKAYDVFGTSELSGPLFTECTCQDGIHIWGDQFIVEIIDPETEETLPEGERGEIVITTLTKEALPLIRYRIGDYTILNKEPCECGRTHPRIMRVTGRVDDMLIIRGINVFPGQVESVLMKIPEVGEHFMIHVDRINEMDTMKIQIEMNDEAFSDKVNDIISLEKKVASALKSVLNLSVGVELVEHGTLPRSIGKSKKVIDNRKL